The genomic window GCGTCCCGGTCGGCGCTCGACGATACGCGTGATGATGGAGGGGAATCGGGACAGTTGCGCGGCCGCGATCATGCCCGCCGGCCCGCTGCCCACGATGAGGACGTCGACCTCGTCCGGGAGCTCGTCGGGTCGATCGACCCCGACGCCCGCTGCAGGCAGGACCCGCGGATCACCGGAGACATAGCCGTGGTGGTGGAACTGCATCGATTCCTCACTTCATCGTCAAGAATTCGATAATGGAACAGGCTGTTCGCTTATCGCACGGCAGACACTACCCTGCACCGGCGCACGGTGGAAGACCGTTCGCCGGTGCAGGTGCAGCTCGAGTCGCGGGAGCTCAGTCCTTCGTCGTCCAGGTGCCGAGGTCCTTGACCTCGATGACCGTGGGCAGGGCGTCCTCGTCGCCGAGGAAGGCTTGGCAGGCGACGAGCGGGGCGTCGGGGGACACCCCCGCCGTGGCATTACCGTCCGGGGTGCAGTCGAACTGGCCCACGACCTGGATCGGCTGGTAGGTGCCCGTGCCCCTGAGCTTCCACTCGTCCGTCGTCGGCACCGGGAGGGCGGATCGGTCGGCGTCCTTGATGTCGCCGTCCGTCAGCGTGACCGAATAGGTGACGAAGTACGGAGTCTTCCCCTCGTCCGACGGGCTCGACTGGACACCCATGTCGGCGAGGTCGCTGAGCTTCCCCTCCCGGACGTCGTCGATGGCGAACGACATCTCGACGCCGGTCCCGACCTCGACCGCCACGCCCGTGCCGAGCGCCAGGGCGTCGTCGGGTGCCTGCTGCGGACTCGAGCAGCCCGTCAGGGCGATCCCGACGGTTGCGGAGACGAGTGCGGCGAGTGCGAGGGTGCGGTTCTTCCGGATCATGTCATCGACGGTATCGGGGATGGGTGCTCGAGGCCCACGGGGACAACTCCCCATCCGTCGGGAAGGCGGGCAAGGGGCCAGTCCAGTGACCCGGTCGGTCGAGGGTGGTGGGGAGCAGAGCCACTTCGTCACCTCGGGCCGCGTTGAGCTGCATCTGGGTGAGGAACAGGGCGTCCGAGAGGTCGGCCCCGTCGAGTCGTGCACCGCGGAGATCGGCACCGAGCAGGTCCACGCCCGCCAGGTCCGCTCCGCGGAGGTCTGCGCCGATCAGGACCGCACCGCGCAGGTCGGCTCCGCACAGTCGACGAGCGCGCAGGTCGCGGCCGGCGAGGTCCGCCGAGGAGCGGAGGTCGTCGTCCGGTGCGGTGTCGGCCAGGTACCCTCCCCGCGCCTCCTCGCTGACGTCGATCAGCAGGTGCCGGACCTCGGCGCGGAGGGAATCGACGTCGCAGGCGAGCACCTCGGAGGTGCCACCGTCGAGCGTCCGCTGGATCCCGGTACGGAGCCGGCTGATGTGCGCCATCAGGTCTGACGCGGTCGTCCGCTCGGCGGCTCCGACGAGGTACCAGCGCATCTCCTGCAGCTGGCGCACCACGGAGAACGTGGCGAACATCTCGGCGCTCGTGTCGGGGCGTTCCCGCCAGCTCGTGCCGCCGAAGAGCTCCTGCGAGACGAGTTGGCCCGCGCCGAAGCAGTCGAAGACGGTGCACCCGCGGAATCCTCTCGGACGCAGGGATTCGTGGATGGTGCAGGAGAAGTCGTCCGCCAGATTGAGGCAGGGCGTTTCCGCTGGTTTGTCGATCGGGAAGTCGGTCGATCGTTGGAACCCGAAGGCGGTGCAGCAGAGCGCGAAGCAGTCAGCGCAGTTCGCGCGAAGCGCCGAGCGGCCGTCGGAGGGGGTGGAGGAAGCGTCGATGGACGTCATGCGTGGGTGTTCTTTCCGGAGTGGTTTCGAGTGGAGGCCGGGGTGCAGGGGAACTCCGCAGGGAGCTCCCGTTCCGGGCGCACGAAATCACCGCCCCTCGTGGGAGGAGCGAACGGGTGTCGCTGAAAGGCCTCTGGGTCACAGAGCGGAAGAACGGTTCACTGTGTTCAGGCTACCCCGCCCGGTTGTGCACGTGCCAGGCTGCGACGCAGTCCTGCATCGGCAGGCCGACGGCGAGGTAGACGGTGCGATCGTGCGCGGACCGGGCGATCCGCTCACCCCGGAGCACCAGGCTGATCGGCGTGGTCGGTCGCTGCAGGATCGGCTCGACGAGCGCTGGGTCGTCGGCGTAGCGGGTCGCACCCGCCAGGGTCTCCTCGGGAAGCTCGCGTTTGCCGGGTTCGTCCATGCCGAGCACCGTGATGTGCTCGCAAGCCGCGAGCGCCGCGGCTTCGGCGACCGGCCGGCGTCCCCAGGTCGCGGTCATCGCCGAGGTAGCCGTCGTCAACGCCTGCTCGACCGTCGCCGTGACCGTCGAGCCCTCGCCCAGCTCGGCCCGCAGTGACTCGGCTCGGGCGGCATCCGGGTCGTGGATCCGGAATCCGACCGAGGGGCGTCGACGCTGCAGGGCTCGCGCGAAGGTCGCCCCTTGGACGCCGGCTCCGATGATCGCCACCGGTCCCGGTGTCGCGGCTGCGGTCAGGTGGTCGTGGACGTACGCGGCACTGAGCGCGGTTCGTTGTGCCGTGAGCCAGCCGCTGTCCATGATCGACAACAGGGCGCCGTCGGGCAGGCGGTGGAGCAGGATGGTCCCGTGCACGGCCTCGCGTGCGGTCGGGTTCTTCGCATGGACCTTCACCGTGTAGGCCGGGATGCCCTCGTGGCGACCGGGCACGAGGACCATGGCCGTGAGGTTGTCGTTGATCGGGACGCGGATGCGTTGCGGCGCACCCTCGCCCGTGTACGAGCGGAGTGCTGCACCGAGTTCCTCGGTGAGCTGCTCGACGTCCACGGCGGCGCGGACCTGTTCCCGGTCCAGGACCTGCGGTGATGTCATACGTCCACTCCAGCACAGCCACGGGAGCCGGTCCAATCCCGCGCATTCGCGGTGATGGTGGTACAGGCCCGGAGCGGCCGTGTCGGCGGTATCTTCTAGCGTGTCTCCGTGAAGATCCTCCTGCTGTCCCGCCAACCGGGCGCCATGGCGCCGTTCCTCGCCGAGTCGACCGATGCGGCGGGTCGTCGGCTGCGACTCGGGTACGTCGACGACGCACAGGTGGCGTTCGCCGAGGCTCCCTTCGTCCGCGCCGAGCGCGAGTCGGTGGAGGCCCTCGGCCACGAGGTCGTCCGGGTCACCGTCCGCGAGACCGCGCCTGCCGACCTCGACCGCACGCTGGCGGACCTGGACGCGGTCTACGTCGCGAGTGGAAGCACCTTCGCCCTGCTCGAGGCGTTGCGGAGCTCCGGGAACGACACGGTGATCACGAGGCACGTGCGGGCGGGCCTGCCGTACATCGGTTCCAGCGCCGGATCGATCATCGCCGGACCGGACGCCACCCCAGCCTCGCTCCTGGACGACCCTGCCGACGGCCCGACACTCACCGGCCTCGCCGGGCTCGCGCTGATCGACCGAACGGTGATCCCGCACGCCGACGGCCAGTTGCCGCCGTACCCGCCGGAGCTCATCAGCCGGACGCTGGAGCAGTACGCCGACGACTACCCGCTGGTCCCGCTCCGCGACGATCAGGCCCTGCTGATCGACGGCGCGACGGCGACGGTGATCCCGTCGAGTCCGTGAGGCCGGCGAGCACGTGCTGCGACGCCCCGCGTATCTGACTGACGCCGAGTTCGAGCCGTTGCACGACCTGCTCGCGTCGCCGCCGGAGGTCGACGTCGTCCTGGACGTCTCCGGCTTCACGATCGACCGACAGCTCGAGGCGATCCGTGGCGTGTGGTCGGTGTCCCGCTGATCCCGCCGGGGGTTCAGTCCCGGATGAGCTGGTTCAGTGCGGCCCAGCCGAGCGTGGGCGGTGATGCGGGAGCCGCATCGGGCGTCTCGAGCATCGCCGTCGCCCACTGCTGCGCGAGGCTGTAGGCGGCTTCCGCGATCGACGAACCCGCGCTGATACGACTCGCTCCGGCTCTCGCGAGCTCGCTGATCGACAGTGTGCCCGGGCCGAAGGCGACGTTGAGCGGCAGGGTCGTCGCATCGGCGAGCCGCTCGATCGTGTCGGCTCGGAGGGCGCCGAGCACGAAGATCCCGCTCGCGCCGGCCCGTGCATACGAGGCGGCTCGCGTGACCGTCTCGTCGAACCAGCGGTCGCTTCCGATGTCGCCGAGTCGATGCGTGTCGATGCGGGCGTTGATGAAGAGCGGGACCCCCGCGTCGTCAGCGGCGGACCGCGCTGCCGCGATCCGTCGTTCCTGTTCCTCGATCGGGCGCAGCGAGTCCTCGAGGTTCACCCCGGAGACGCCCGCGTCGATGCAGGAGGCGATCGTGCTGGCGACCTCGTCCGGTGTCTCCCCGTAGCCGCCCTCGATGTCCGCGGTGAGCGGGACGGACACAGACGATGCGATCCGTCGCACGGTGTCGAGTGCGACGTCGCGGGTCAGCTCGTTCCCGTCGCGGTGCCCGAGTGACCAGGCGACCCCGGCACTCGTCGTCGCGATGGCGCGGGCGCCGGACGCCAGGACGGCGCGGGCGGAGGCGACGTCCCAGGCGTTCGGCAGGATCAGCGGGTCTCCGGGGACGTGCATCGCCTGCAGGGCGAGCGCGCGTTCGAGCGGTGTGGTCATCAGGCAAGTCCAGCACATCTCGCCTGGCCGTTCGACTGCGGCCGCCTGACAGACCGCGCCTCCCCGTCTGGTGCCGTTTCCCGCCGGCGACGCGGTGATATGCGTCGCGGTACCGTAGGGCATGTCCCGGATCTTCGTGGTGTTCGGCTACGTGTACGCGGCGATCGCCGTCGTCACGGCGGTACTGATCGCGGCAGCGACCTGGTTTCTGGTGAAGGTGGACGCGTACCCAGGCGACAGCGGGCTGTGTCAGAACGCTCCGGCAGGTGCTCTGGTCGCGGAGAACCCGGCGCCGGCGTTGGAACTCTCCTGGTTTCCGTTCGGGTATCAGTGTGTGTACCCGATGGTCGGAGGCGGCACGGTCGCGACGCCTCCGACGGACTGGTCGGCGACCCAGGGAATGGCTGTGGCGATCGCCTTCCTGGTGACGGGGCTGGTCGCAGCGATCGTTGCCGGGTCGATTCAGCGCCGGGGCGTTCGACCCGTTGGCATGGCACCCTGCCCGTATGGTTGACCCGTCCGCAGGTGCGCGGTCCGTCGTCCCCTAGGAGGTAGCCGTGCGTGTCTTCGGAGTCTTTGCCCTCGTGCTCGCCGCCGTCGGCCTCGTGGTCGCCTCGCTGGTCGTGATCGGCAACCCGGATCTGGCCGCTCCCGGTCCGCAACTCCTGCCGTACCAGGCGTACGACTCCTGGCGCTTCGTCCTCGGCCTCCTGCTCTGGGGTGCGGGTGTCTGGCTTGCGGTCGGCATCCTCGCGGTGTCGCGTCAGCCCGGTCTCGCCTGGCTCGTCCTGCTGGCGTTCATCCCACTGCTCGTGGTCGACCTGATCGGCGGCGGCCTGATGCCGAGCTTCGTCCTGGCGCTCCTCGCGGTCGTCGTCCTCGGGCTCGTCGTCCCGGTGATCGTCGGGGTCGTCGGCGTCGCGATCGGCGGGGCTGTCCGGCGTCGGAAGCTGCGGACAGCACCGACGGCCTGAACCGCTCGGCCGGCGCCTCCGCTACCGCGCACCCTCGAAGGTCTGGGTGCCGAGGACGGCGAGGAGCTTGAGCTTGCCTGCGGCCTCGGTATGCGGCGCGGCTGTGAGGACGAGCAGCGCCTGCGACTGGTCCTCGGTGAACAGGGCCTGACAGTCCAGCTCGATGGGGCCGATCTCTGGGTGGATGAGCACCTTGTGGTCCTCGAAGCGCCGCCCGACCTCGTGCGTCGCCCACAGTCGCCGGAACTCCTCACTGTGCCCGGAGAGTGCCTCGACGATCTCGCCCGCCGGTGACTGCGCCCCCAGGGAGCCGTAGGCCGCACGCAGCGACGCGACCTGCGCTCGGCTCTGCCTGTCCCGGTCCTCGGCGGGGTATCGCTCGCGCTCCTCGTGGTGCAGGAACCAGCGGTAGATCGCGCTGCGTTCCAGACCCCGGTACCGGCTCGCATCACCGAACAGCGCCCGGGCAGGATCGTTCTGGACGAGCGTCTCGCCGAGCGCCGACAGGATGAGCGCGGGTGCGTCGGTGAGTCGGTCGAGGACGCGCAGGAGTGCCGGCGCGACGTAGTCGGTCGCTGCGAGACGGGTCGGAGCGTTGTGCCCGGCGATCCGGTACAGGTAGTCGCGTTCCTCGGCACTCAGCCGGAGGGCGCGGGCGAGTGAACCCAGCATCTGGGTGCTCGGCTGTGGACCCCGCTGCTGCTCGAGCCGCGCGTAGTAGTCGGTCGACATCGCTGCGAGCTGCGCGACCTCCTCGCGTCGGAGCCCCGCCGTCCGTCGCCGGGATCCGCTGCTCAGACCGACGTCCGCGGGCTGCAACGTCGATCGGTGTCGGAGGAGGAAGTCGGCGAGCGCTTGGCGATCCATCCCGCCAGTATCCGCCTCCGCGGCCAGGCGATCCAGGGATCGCGGATCCATGGATGGCCGGACCCTGGTGCGGCCGTCGTCGCCGACGGAGACTCGATGCATGCAGATCACCGGAAACACCGTCTTCATCCCCGGCGCGACGAGCGGCATCGGCCTCGCTCTCGCACGACGCCTCCACGCAGCCGGCAACACCGTCATCATCGGCGGGCGACGCACCGAACTCCTCGAGTCGATCGCAGCCGACGAGCCCGGCCTCCACGCCGTGCGGATCGACACGGCCGACCCCGCGAGCATCGAAGCCGCGGCGACGCAGGTCATCGCGGAGCACCCGGAGCTGAACGTGCTCATCACGATGGCCGGCGTCATGCGCGGGGAGGACTGGACCGGTTCCGACTTCGTCGCGACCGCTGAGGAGATCATCACGACGAACGTCCTCGGGCCCATCCGGCTCATCGGTGCGTTCATCGAGCAGCTCCGCAGTCGACCGGACGCGACGATCATGACCGTCTCGTCAGGGCTCGCCTTCACCCCGTTGCGGGTGACGCCGTCCTACAACGCGAGCAAGGCGGCCATCCACATGCTGAGCGAGTCCATCCGCCTCCAGCTGGCGGACACGGGCGTCCGCGTCGTCGAGCTCGTCCCGCCGGCCGTCCGCACCTCGCTCATGCCCGGCCAGGAGGAGAGTGACTTCGCGATGCCCCGCGATGCGTTCGCCGACGAGGTCATGGGCCTCATCGAGTCGCAGCCCGACGCCACGGAGATCCAGGTCGAGAACGTCAAGTTCCTCCGCTACGCCGAGGTGCGCGGCGAGTACGACCAGACGGTCGCGATGCTCAACCGCCTCGACCCGCACTAGGCGGACTCAGTCGCCCGGATCTGCACGAAATCAGGCCGAGATCGTGCAGATCCGGGCGACTCAGTAAGCCGCCGCCTCCAGATCCAGGACGACGTCGTCGAGGTCGGCACCGCTCACCGTCACGGTGATGGCGCCGGCCCGGCTCGGCCGGACGATCGCCAGCGCCCGTCCGTCGAACGTGGTGCGCGTGGTCGCGTCGAAGCGCTCGGTCGTCTTCGGGGCACCGGTTCCGAAGCCCGCGAGCCGACCCGCGCCCGTGACGCTGACCGAGACCTCGCGGTCGGCGCCGGTCACCAGGACGCCGGCCGCGTCACGCAGCTCGATCGCGATGAAGGCGAGATCGGTGTCGTCGGCGCGGAGTGTCGTCCGGTCTGCGGTCG from Plantibacter flavus includes these protein-coding regions:
- a CDS encoding pentapeptide repeat-containing protein gives rise to the protein MTSIDASSTPSDGRSALRANCADCFALCCTAFGFQRSTDFPIDKPAETPCLNLADDFSCTIHESLRPRGFRGCTVFDCFGAGQLVSQELFGGTSWRERPDTSAEMFATFSVVRQLQEMRWYLVGAAERTTASDLMAHISRLRTGIQRTLDGGTSEVLACDVDSLRAEVRHLLIDVSEEARGGYLADTAPDDDLRSSADLAGRDLRARRLCGADLRGAVLIGADLRGADLAGVDLLGADLRGARLDGADLSDALFLTQMQLNAARGDEVALLPTTLDRPGHWTGPLPAFPTDGELSPWASSTHPRYRR
- a CDS encoding Type 1 glutamine amidotransferase-like domain-containing protein, which translates into the protein MKILLLSRQPGAMAPFLAESTDAAGRRLRLGYVDDAQVAFAEAPFVRAERESVEALGHEVVRVTVRETAPADLDRTLADLDAVYVASGSTFALLEALRSSGNDTVITRHVRAGLPYIGSSAGSIIAGPDATPASLLDDPADGPTLTGLAGLALIDRTVIPHADGQLPPYPPELISRTLEQYADDYPLVPLRDDQALLIDGATATVIPSSP
- a CDS encoding isocitrate lyase/PEP mutase family protein, whose translation is MTTPLERALALQAMHVPGDPLILPNAWDVASARAVLASGARAIATTSAGVAWSLGHRDGNELTRDVALDTVRRIASSVSVPLTADIEGGYGETPDEVASTIASCIDAGVSGVNLEDSLRPIEEQERRIAAARSAADDAGVPLFINARIDTHRLGDIGSDRWFDETVTRAASYARAGASGIFVLGALRADTIERLADATTLPLNVAFGPGTLSISELARAGASRISAGSSIAEAAYSLAQQWATAMLETPDAAPASPPTLGWAALNQLIRD
- a CDS encoding helix-turn-helix transcriptional regulator, yielding MDRQALADFLLRHRSTLQPADVGLSSGSRRRTAGLRREEVAQLAAMSTDYYARLEQQRGPQPSTQMLGSLARALRLSAEERDYLYRIAGHNAPTRLAATDYVAPALLRVLDRLTDAPALILSALGETLVQNDPARALFGDASRYRGLERSAIYRWFLHHEERERYPAEDRDRQSRAQVASLRAAYGSLGAQSPAGEIVEALSGHSEEFRRLWATHEVGRRFEDHKVLIHPEIGPIELDCQALFTEDQSQALLVLTAAPHTEAAGKLKLLAVLGTQTFEGAR
- a CDS encoding SDR family oxidoreductase; protein product: MQITGNTVFIPGATSGIGLALARRLHAAGNTVIIGGRRTELLESIAADEPGLHAVRIDTADPASIEAAATQVIAEHPELNVLITMAGVMRGEDWTGSDFVATAEEIITTNVLGPIRLIGAFIEQLRSRPDATIMTVSSGLAFTPLRVTPSYNASKAAIHMLSESIRLQLADTGVRVVELVPPAVRTSLMPGQEESDFAMPRDAFADEVMGLIESQPDATEIQVENVKFLRYAEVRGEYDQTVAMLNRLDPH